One genomic window of Papaver somniferum cultivar HN1 unplaced genomic scaffold, ASM357369v1 unplaced-scaffold_150, whole genome shotgun sequence includes the following:
- the LOC113336089 gene encoding 39S ribosomal protein L23, mitochondrial-like encodes MGSRLGKRVINFTNLPIKLLMPSSFDHIKEIALKTIPSASKIEIRRVLESLYGFEVEEVRTLNMEGKKKKRGGILIAKPDYKKAYVTLKHPLSLSQDLFPIRMIQEDKKATDKQPKSSIVEEGGEVKSHWLDGQGTKRYIRPGKQGYARDTNPNFKERRSNYRGGQGSRGEQEATSKFPWSNMRSASPSK; translated from the exons ATGGGGAGCAGGTTGGGAAAAAGGGTTATTAATTTTACTAATCTCCCCATTAAGCTTCTTATGCCTTCCTCTTTTGATCACATCAAAGAGATTGCACTCAAGACCATTCCTTCAGCTTCAAAG ATTGAAATCAGAAGGGTTCTTGAGTCTCTTTATGGCTTTGAAGTCGAAGAAGTTCGAACCTTGAACAtggaaggaaagaagaagaagagaggagggattttgattgcaaaacctgattacAAGAAGGCATATGTGACTCTGAAACACCCATTGTCTTTATCTCAAGACTTGTTCCCAATCCGTATGATCCAAGAAGATAAGAAAGCTACGGATAAGCAACCAAAATCAAGCATTGTAGAGGAGGGAGGAGAGGTGAAGTCACATTGGCTTGATGGACAGGGAACTAAGAGATATATTAGGCCAGGGAAGCAAGGCTATGCTAGAGACACCAATCCCAACTTCAAAGAGAGGCGATCCAACTATAGAGGTGGCCAGGGAAGTCGGGGCGAACAAGAAGCCACAAGCAAGTTCCCATGGAGCAACATGCGAAGTGCTTCTCCTTCGAAGTAG
- the LOC113336088 gene encoding ras-related protein RABH1e, producing MAVVSPLAKYKLVFLGDQSVGKTSIITRFMYDKFDTTYQATIGIDFLSKTMYLEDRTIRLQLWDTAGQERFRSLIPSYIRDSSVAVIVYDVSNRQSFLNTAKWVEEVRTERGSDVIIVLVGNKTDLVDKRQVSIEEGDAKSREDGVMFIETSAKAGFNIKPLFRKIASALPGMETFSSTKQEDMVDVNLKPTSNVSQEQQGGGCAC from the exons ATGGCAGTTGTATCTCCTTTAGCTAAGTATAAGCTTGTTTTCTTGGGCGATCAATCTGTTGGGAAAACGAGTATCATTACTCGTTTCATGTATGACAAGTTCGATACTACGTATCAG GCGACAATTGGGATTGATTTTCTTTCGAAGACGATGTATCTTGAGGATCGGACAATTCGTTTGCAGCTTTG GGACACTGCTGGACAGGAGAGATTTAGGAGTCTCATTCCGAGTTATATTAGGGACTCTTCTGTTGCGGTAATTGTTTATGACGTATCGA ACCGACAGTCATTTCTGAACACTGCCAAGTGGGTTGAGGAGGTGCGGACAGAACGAGGAAGTGATGTCATTATCGTCCTTGTAGGCAATAAAACTGATCTTGTTGATAAAAG GCAAGTTTCAATAGAGGAGGGAGATGCTAAGTCACGCGAAGATGGTGTTATGTTTATAGAAACAAGCGCTAAAGCAGGATTTAATATCAAG CCTCTATTCCGCAAAATTGCTTCTGCCTTGCCAGGGATGGAAACCTTTTCCTCCACGAAACAAGAAGATATGGTAGACGTTAACCTGAAACCTACCTCAAATGTATCCCAGGAACAACAGGGGGGTGGCTGTGCATGTTAA
- the LOC113336090 gene encoding BTB/POZ domain-containing protein DOT3-like, translating into MTPDHVPCNSSIVFDRFTTTTEESFINKDHCWFADSHLPTDLILQVEGISFYVHKYILISRCEYFSRINIQTPDSDLSYDLKLDNFPGGSDTFESVLKFCYGLPIELTPANVAPLKCASEYLQMTEKYDEGNLISKTEAFLTFVVLSSWKDTITVLKSCEFLSPWVENLQIVRRCCDSTAWMVSNSSKSVHDEGWWFNDVLTLRIEHFVRIITGIRAKGVGAEILGGCIVKYAEKWLPIQVDVKNFEGGFLGYHGTNELRLSISSGKKEGISGGENKEKKLLIESIVSILPPQREAVSCKFLLWLLKMAVVYSASPALISELEKRVGMVLKDADVNDLLIPSYKNAIDQGKLKEDNTIHDVDMVHRIVEYFIMHEQQQQQETSYEKLNIVKLLDGYLAEIARDPHLTIAKFQILAEVLTEKARNCHDGLYRAIDTYLKSHPDLMEHDKRRLCKVMNNEKLSLDACLHAAQNERLPLRTVMQVLLSEQVKMRAAINTKEMILPTGSAIEHGNNLLYTNKEIKDIKAELDMVKTKMSELQNDYYDLQQEFEKLSNKQKHASGWNSGWKKIKNSFFQSRMDSHVTLSSDETSQQTQGGKSTGTGSRRRFSIS; encoded by the exons ATGACGCCTGATCATGTACCCTGTAATAGTTCAATCGTTTTCGACAGATTTACAACGACCACTGAGGAGAGTTTCATAAACAAGGATCACTGTTG GTTTGCTGATTCTCATCTCCCTACAGATCTAATCCTTCAAGTGGAAGGCATCAGCTTTTATGTGCACAAG TATATACTGATATCACGATGTGAGTACTTCAGTCGGATCAACATTCAGACTCCAGACTCGGATCTCAGCTATGATCTAAAGCTTGATAACTTCCCTGGTGGATCAGACACGTTCGAGAGTGTTCTAAAGTTTTGTTATGGTCTACCTATAGAACTAACCCCGGCAAATGTAGCTCCATTGAAATGTGCATCGGAATACCTACAAATGACCGAAAAGTATGACGAAGGAAACTTAATTTCAAAAACAGAAGCTTTTCTCACATTTGTAGTTCTATCTTCCTGGAAAGATACAATAACAGTTCTGAAATCCTGTGAATTTCTTTCCCCATGGGTAGAAAATCTACAGATTGTCAGAAGATGTTGTGATTCCACAGCATGGATGGTCTCAAATTCGTCAAAAAGTGTACACGATGAAGGATGGTGGTTCAACGATGTTTTGACTCTTCGTATTGAACATTTTGTTCGAATTATAACAGGAATCAGAGCAAAAGGAGTGGGAGCTGAAATTCTAGGTGGTTGCATTGTGAAGTATGCTGAAAAATGGTTACCCATCCAGGTAGATGTGAAGAATTTTGAAGGAGGCTTCTTAGGGTATCATGGAACAAACGAGTTGCGGCTGAGTATCTCGAGTGGGAAAAAAGAAGGGATTAGTGGCGgagaaaataaagagaaaaaattgTTGATAGAGAGCATAGTCAGTATTCTGCCTCCTCAAAGAGAAGCTGTTTCCTGTAAGTTCTTGTTATGGTTGTTGAAGATGGCTGTGGTGTATTCGGCTTCACCAGCATTAATTTCGGAACTCGAAAAGAGAGTGGGGATGGTTCTGAAAGATGCAGATGTGAATGATCTTCTGATACCTAGTTACAAGAATGCAATTGATCAAGGGAAATTAAAAGA AGACAACACCATACACGATGTAGACATGGTACACCGAATTGTTGAGTATTTCATAATGCatgaacaacagcagcaacaagaaACATCATACGAGAAACTAAACATAGTGAAGTTGTTAGATGGTTATCTAGCAGAGATTGCAAGGGATCCGCATCTTACCATTGCGAAGTTTCAAATTCTTGCAGAGGTCTTGACTGAAAAAGCTCGAAACTGCCATGACGGTCTTTACAGAGCAATAGACACCTATCTGAAG AGTCATCCAGACCTGATGGAACATGACAAAAGAAGATTGTGCAAAGTAATGAACAATGAGAAGCTGTCACTCGACGCATGCCTTCACGCTGCACAGAATGAGCGATTGCCGCTTCGAACTGTAATGCAG GTGTTGCTATCAGAACAAGTTAAGATGAGGGCGGCAATCAATACTAAGGAGATGATCCTACCCACAGGAAGTGCAATTGAGCATGGCAACAACTTATTATATACCAATAAAGAGATTAAAGATATCAAAGCAGAACTAGACATGGTCAAGACGAAAATGAGTGAGTTACAAAATGATTACTATGACTTGCAGCAGGAATTCGAGAAGCTAAGTAACAAGCAAAAACATGCATCTGGTTGGAATTCAGgatggaagaaaataaaaaactcgTTCTTTCAATCAAGGATGGATAGTCATGTTACCCTGAGCAGCGACGAAACTTCACAGCAGACACAAGGCGGTAAGAGTACTGGCACTGGAAGTCGAAGaaggttttccatttcttaa